Part of the Vigna unguiculata cultivar IT97K-499-35 chromosome 3, ASM411807v1, whole genome shotgun sequence genome, GTACTGTGGTGGTGGCGCTTTTGCTTCTTCTTGTCTTCTACATTGGTCGCCCTCTGTACTGGAAAATCTCCGCCACCGTTCACGACATCCGCAACAACAAGCAAACCGTCAGACAaggttttctttcttctttttggaTTCCGATTTCCAATTTCTGTTACCGTTTTTCAATTACCCTTCTCCTCGCTTCTTCAGGTATTTCCCAAATCGTCATGGAGGCTCAGAAATCGGTGGGGTGGTATCACGACGAGTCCGACTCAGGGGTCCGAGCCAACAATCGAAAGCTGCTTCTTCACAATCCCCTTTCTTCACTTTTTGCGTAGTCAGATacttatatacatacatacgtGCCACtccacattttcttttttcacgaTTCTCTGTTTTTCTTATGTGGTTCTTCTCTTACAGGGACAATAATGATGTAGACTAATTGAATTCGATTGAATCTTATTGAATTAGATTATGAGCATCTTGTTCTACAATTTGGGGgcttttctcttcttcttctgttgtacttatttgatttatcataaggGTTGATTCTGTGTGGTGTATGAGTAAGCGTGGcaaataatttgtatttggTATGATTCGATCCAAAAGTAAATATGATTAATGTTCTATATGTATGTTAAGTGCTAATCAAATTGCCATCAGTTATGCACTTACATTGATTGTTTAGCTTCATGTGTGTTATGCACTTAATATTGATTGAACCTTGGCTCAAAGTTTGAATATTCAGCAGAACTGAAATTGAACTGTTGCGGTTCTTAAGAGTTAGTTTGGCTGTTGAATAAATAACACCAGATTATACTAGGAATAACATGGAAATTATTAAATTGAGACTTCTTAGGGTTCAATAATTTGGGAATGGAAAGGATGATTTGGCTCAACGGATAGGAGTAAGATAGAAATAGGCCAATGTGCCATATCACAGAAATAGAACAGTTGTTGTTCTCTTCAGTTTATGCCTAAGCATATATATCTTAggatactattttttaaaatgttttccaCAAATTTATGGTGTCGGCTGCATCATTCAGATCATCGAAATTTCATACTAAATACTGCAGCCTGGGGATTTTAACAGAATTCTAAGTTTCTGTGGGATATTATCACTGCATTACTGGCTTTTTGTATTCTTCGCGGTAAAAGAATATGTTTAGCTATCTTGAACTCTGGCTTGGGTTTGGATCTGCTGACTGCATACATACCCAACCAGCCAAAAATTTGATCTTGTTTGGCCTTGGTAGGTAGAGGCTCATAGGCCTTAGGAGTAGGAAGTGTTGCCGCAAGCCAAATTTCTGCAGGTGGTGAAGCTGTGAGAGGGAAAGGAAAGGACAATTCCATTCCTCTTCTTTTCtggtaattttattaaaaacattgcTTTTTCCCTGTACATGAAACATATGCAGACAATGACAATAATCGAGTGCAAATTGCTGATGTTGCTGGCTTGCTGCAATTTTATCATGTTACTTTGTAGTATGTGAtgttaaatattatcaaataaccTTGTTCTCTCCAAGAAACTTGTTACATTCTTGTTCCGTGGGGGTTAATGGAAGACAATCATAGAAATGCATCTAGTAAAAAAGTGTGAACACAAAGGACGCTCATAGAGGAGTCGTCGCCACATTGTTAGAGTACCACTGCAGTATGGATATCCTTGTTTCGCCATTAATTTTAAGTGCTTaaatttagtccctattttttttttccttttgtctTTTCCTCATTTGAAAAGCAAGCTCCAGTTttcttttatacaaaaaaaaaaatacaaagtttCACCTATTAAGGTGAATGAAATGTGTAAGGATCCgtattctttttctttgaaacAAGTTCAAAgatgataattaaattacagTATTGTTTATTAAGTGATTTAATTACATGTTTAAATATGAATGAGAACTATATGGAGGGTTGTAGATTTTAAGAGCAAGGGAAATTAGTTTTATAGGTAGCATTCccaaactttttcaaaatatctaaaataaccTTTGATTTTTCACTACCACCTCTCACATAAGTACCGAATTTCGAGGGTTTAGGTAATATCAGATTTCGGTTAAAAAATTAggtaacatatttaaaaaattaaaatatatatatatatatatatatttatatccattttttttaattttacttttaaatactgtattaagaaaaaaaaatgaaaaacaaataaaattaaaataataacattaaaaaataaaaaaaccaaagaataacaaacaaaaataaaaagattaaagaaaagttaaaagaatatatatatatatatatatatatatatatatatataaatataaattttgatttttttatattttttttaaaggtcaattaatttttaattttatttaatttttagttttatttattttctaattttatttttttaatacatataaaaataaaatttaatatatatatatatatatatctcgaAAATTTTGGTAGTTTCCcaaacatgtttttttaaatcTGTTTCAGGGATGCAGTGACTTGAGTAAAAGTTAAAaggttattttaaaaaatttgaagatattaaagaaatttttaaattattttaagttcccaaaaccaaaaaaaaccaaaaactgttaccaataattttgttatgattttaaaCTTCCCTTACTTTGATATgtttcaataattatataattatttttttggctAATAGTTTCtgtctaattatttattaattaattcatggttgtgataattaaattttgacttttggaaaatatataatttttaatcaaaaaaaCGTAAGCTGTAAAAAATTAACTGTTACcgtatattattaacaaaaagtttacaataaattaaacttatGGTACActattttatcttaaatattaaaaaaattaactttttctaTACAACGCATTAACCTtgcttaaaagttaaaaataatcatatacgCCAAATATACATGAATTCAATTAATGTTGATAGAtacaagaaaacaaattatatcgTAATCAATGCAAACACGGTTTTGGAAAAATTGCACCAAAACTTCCAATTTCgaaaatcaaattcaactttGTTTTCTCAGTTAACGTGACGATTTTCATTTAAACACATTTATACAGAAATCGccaaaatatgattattaatttaaaaaaaaatggaaatcgTTTACACTACCTATGTCGGTGTTGGTAACTTTTTAAAATGCGGCCGTATGATAATTTGCATAAAAAAGTACAccttttgttaaaataattgacTGTACTTCGAAAGTCTCTAACATTTTCGTTGCTAGTCCAACAAAtacatgtaatttatttttaaaaaaattattgtatacaGATCatcaatatttgtattttaaattactgaaaatttaaaatatcaaactgAATATAGATTTTGACTTAGTCTGTTAACATTAAATGCTACAATAAATATGGGgagtttaaattaattaacaattaaataatagtGCACATGAATCTTCCCTGAGCAGTGACCACATGGGTCAATTTGCAATCTGATTGATATGCTCAAATTAATACAAACactaattaaactaataatttcATAACCATATTGTGAACACGACACAGTTGAAAATGTGGGAAGTTTTACGGTTATTAATGTTTGGTTTTATGCACCAggtatacatattttaatacGAGAGATTACGAGACTTGCGTACAAGTTGTCCACTTCTTCGGTTTCAAAATGCGTGTTCGTGTAAACATTGAATTTATACATTCTGGGCGGATTAATCTTCAAACGTGACTAGACTGCACGTAACatgtttgaataaaaaaaggAGTATTCAGGTAGCATGTGACATCAGTCTGAAATTTCAATGGCTACTTTTGGTGTGTGAAGTCAAAGTTGAAGTACCAACAAACACGTGgaagtataatttatttctcTCTTCTCATACTCTCTATCATATATCCTCTCATTTAAACGTGCAAGCGGTGCGATTCCATTCCTCAaattcaagaatttcaagaatTGCAGGTATAGTGTTTGTTTGAAGGATGGTGAGAATGTGGTTAGCAGTAGCAGTGGTGTTGCTGTTCGTAGGAGGGTTTGTGGAGGGAAAACCTCATCGGATTCTGGTGGATACAGACGTAGACACCGATGATTTCTTTGCTCTTCTCTACCTTCTCAAACTCAACACATCACAGTTTAAATTGGAGGTATATCCTTCCATCAAATCAATGCaacactttctctttcttcttctgatttttttctttcttcatcaCTCATTTTGGAGATCATTCATCTGTTACTTCCTCACCTAAACACCAAAATACTTCTTCTGTACCAAATTACTCAAGAGTTTTTTTATTACCAAAATGAAATCTTAttcatgagtttttttttttttttcatttaattgtaaataaaagAGGCATGTCTATGTCTTCCCAGTTTTTTGTCAACAACAGTCGTATGCGTGCTCGAATTTCTCCCCTGCAATTTGGAATTTTTTAACAAGGATTCAGatttttggatatttaattttttttagcttGTCTTATTTGTCTATCTCTTTCCAAGGGTTCACATTACTCCTTTGTTTAGTTAGGTAATAGTTTGAAGAAAAAGTGTACGATAAAAATGAGGTTTTTTATTcaatgaaaaagataatgaATTTGACtaggaaaaattaataaattaataaatgttagtacgttattttttgtttttagtggTGTGAACGATATCACACTCTAGGAATAATTATCACATGTCATCTCAAATTAATTGACTTTGGTAAACCTAGTTCATGAAAAGTAAAAACTCGTATTTATTGCtagaaaattattaaagaagTGATATTTActcaaatataaaagttataaattgaaaagtaaaagaaagaaaggttaTATTATACCTCTTGAAGGAAATATGAAGGTAAAATATGGTTTGGAAATAATTTCGTAATTTGTTTATGAACTAGTTATGAAGGTATTCTTTTGTGTGTGTGGTGGAAACAATTTTAGGGCATCACCATCAGTGCAAATGCTTGGACCAATGCTGGACATGCTGTTAATCAAATTTACGATCTGCTTTACATGATGGGTCGAGATGATGTTGCAGTTGGAGTCGGCGGCGAAGGGGGAATACTCTCAAATGGTACCATACTCCCCAACGTTGGTGGATATCTTCCAATCATAGAACAGGTTTCTTACCTTGTATCTATCTTTTTGCAAACCTTACTTTTTCCTAAATACGAGGAATTATTGTTGACAAGGATAACATACATAAGTCAGAATCTGCTCAATAGTCAGacgataaattattattaataaattaaattacaaaataatgatataatgaCTCATTTTGACGCACTTTTaacctattattttaattattcttagaTTATCATATCACGTtactagaaaatattttttgggttaaatatatttttggtccgttaagtttcagtaaaatttgaaattagtctttttacaaaaattttgaccaatttaatcattcatcttaaaaaatacgtaaatttagtcattttaaccaaattttgttaaatttatatgatgtttcaaacgcatttcatgatagtatttgaattgtttacaccgtttgacacattttcgctttaatgttaactcaaatattatcataatatgcgtttaaaatgtcaaataaatttaacaaaatttgttcagaaggactaaattcacgcattaagataaagaactaaattagtATAAGATTTCGAAGAGgaattaattcaaaattcactgaaacttgaggatcaaaatatatttatgtactTTTAACTCATAACTCCAATCATTCTTACATTATAttacactattaaaaaaaataaaaatagataattaaagaGTGATCGAAATGATGAGTTAAAGGTAGATAAAAAAGTGGGTTCAAATATCATTTATCttgaattatattatattgaaaaaaaatatttatatgcaTGTGATTTAAGGATTATTGTTGTCTTGAAGCAGGGAATGACAACAGTAGGAGATTGCAGGTACAGGCAAGCCATTCCTGTTGGTGCTGGAGGGCGTTTGGACATTGATGCCAATTATGGTATCAGGAAAGCTTTCCTACCACAGGtgtgtaaaattgaaattctacTAATTTAATGATTATTATGTTTAGAGATTAggttaataattttgtatgatgAAATTAGGGGAGTAGGAAATACAGTCCAATGCAACAAGCAAGTGCACAGGAAGTGTTGATTGAAAAAGTATCTTCAGGTCCGATAACAGTGATTGTGATTGGAGCACACACAAACATTGGAATCTTCGTAATGAATAAGCCAGAGCTGAAGAAGAACGTGGAGCGTATATATATAATGGGTGGAGGTGTAAGGTCAAGCAACCCAACAGGTTGTTGTCCCAAGAATGCTTCATCTTCTTGCGTGCCTCGCCAGTGTGGTGACCGTGGCAACATTTTCACGGACTATAATACTAACCCTTTTGCAGAATTCAATATATTCGGAGATCCTTTTGCAGCATACCAGGTCAGATATAcatttctatattcataaaaccACTTCTTCATTCTAACTAATTCGTATTATAATAacacaaacattttattttatactaattaaTGAATTGCTCAAACTTggcaatatataaatatacaaacatTATGCGACCTTTTCTTTTAACTCTTTGTGctcatttcttttttataaaaattacttttccttttataaatttgtgATATTGAAAATCCTAATCTATAAAGGATTCCCTTTCTGTgtccatattttaaaatgtcaattttatcctttaaatataataatttattaaatttttaaaaattgactgttatttttacaagctttttataaaattggctatctatgtttcttctcttctttttatttatttatcaatgattatttttttatctgttctgatatatttcactttatttttaataaatataattttaatttatatattaacttaataacattacaatattatcacttaCTAAtgtaatatcacgcatatttaaaaaatacatacacaaaGGCACGATAGTGCCTATGTTTATGCTAGTTTAATGTAAAGATTATTTACTAATATTATGTAAGTAATAATACtgctaattataaaataataaaatttgacaatTACCAATGGGAAAGAGGTATTGCTTTcatatttcaagaaaaaaataacattagtaATGGTGATTATTGATATAGagtttatttaagttttaaatgttctataaatttatttgcaaataagtttttattatatatatatatatattcattttgtttttaaagtatctcattatttaattttgctATCAATGAAATGACATAATCATTACTTTCATCTTCTCATCTCTAATTTTGTAATCAATTTGTctcttttcatttcaattttttttttcaactctaAGAGGAAAGAGTGAGCTAAATGACAAGTTAAAAGTGATTGGGATATGACATGACAACGGAGACTAACTAGTTTTCCGTTGTAAAAAGGTTTACAGAGCGgacatttaaatttatcaatctacattgttgaaaa contains:
- the LOC114178742 gene encoding uncharacterized protein LOC114178742 isoform X3, producing the protein MVRMWLAVAVVLLFVGGFVEGKPHRILVDTDVDTDDFFALLYLLKLNTSQFKLEGITISANAWTNAGHAVNQIYDLLYMMGRDDVAVGVGGEGGILSNGTILPNVGGYLPIIEQGMTTVGDCRYRQAIPVGAGGRLDIDANYGIRKAFLPQGSRKYSPMQQASAQEVLIEKVSSGPITVIVIGAHTNIGIFVMNKPELKKNVERIYIMGGGVRSSNPTGCCPKNASSSCVPRQCGDRGNIFTDYNTNPFAEFNIFGDPFAAYQMYLDI
- the LOC114178742 gene encoding uncharacterized protein LOC114178742 isoform X2, whose protein sequence is MVRMWLAVAVVLLFVGGFVEGKPHRILVDTDVDTDDFFALLYLLKLNTSQFKLEGITISANAWTNAGHAVNQIYDLLYMMGRDDVAVGVGGEGGILSNGTILPNVGGYLPIIEQGMTTVGDCRYRQAIPVGAGGRLDIDANYGIRKAFLPQGSRKYSPMQQASAQEVLIEKVSSGPITVIVIGAHTNIGIFVMNKPELKKNVERIYIMGGGVRSSNPTGCCPKNASSSCVPRQCGDRGNIFTDYNTNPFAEFNIFGDPFAAYQVIHSGIPVTLVPVDATNTIPITKDFFDEFEKSQDTYEAQYCFKSLKMARDTWFDDQFFSSYFMWDSFAAGIAVSTMSKPNNHNGENEFAEMEYMNITVITSNKPYGVSDGSNPFFDGRRVPKFNLEKGGVHSGHVQQGLRDPLCFVKNGKGRCQDGYTKEVSGPDSVRVLVATKAKPNKDVRSKLDREYFISFLNVWF
- the LOC114177240 gene encoding uncharacterized protein LOC114177240, whose protein sequence is MGSPTSKVVFRTVVVALLLLLVFYIGRPLYWKISATVHDIRNNKQTVRQGISQIVMEAQKSVGWYHDESDSGVRANNRKLLLHNPLSSLFA